A single window of Dermacentor albipictus isolate Rhodes 1998 colony chromosome 1, USDA_Dalb.pri_finalv2, whole genome shotgun sequence DNA harbors:
- the LOC135900441 gene encoding uncharacterized protein, whose product MDRLPTIFPHKVINQLSPSFNTIAKRKKTSSQTASASPALLLNELDIGCVVVVPQCDQQSDVVSQEATQLTFGAPASPRTETEGADHSYSMGPPDAASAATLRKVNHLLEVCGKLEHENSLLRKDKSVLQKEVEDLKAQLHDMKVQALKEKLKLKNPVSKVHDFVSDEKRLMFYTGFNSFKKFDAFVEHVEGMYEALKTGAGRPPALTMKEQLIAVLCRLRVGLLEQDLAYRLKVSVSTEVFQETQEFHKTQFENPCCSARH is encoded by the exons ATGGACCGGCTGCCAACAATTTTCCCCCACAAGGTCATCAATCAACTATCTCCTTCCTTTAATACCA TCGCGAAACGCAAGAAGACGAGCTCCCAAACTGCCTCTGCCAGCCCGGCGCTCCTTCTGAACGAGTTGGATATCGGCTGCGTAGTTGTCGTGCCCCAATGCGATCAAC AAAGCGACGTTGTTTCCCAGGAGGCCACCCAGCTGACATTCGGTGCACCGGCTTCGCCTCGCACGGAAACGGAAG gtgccGACCACTCGTACTCCATGGGGCCTCCAGACGCAGCATCTGCTGCCACACTAAGAAAAGTCAACCACCTTCTCGAAGTCTGTGGAAAACTCGAGCATGAAAACAGCTTGCTCCGCAAAGACAAATCTGTGCTCCAGAAAGAGGTTGAGGATCTGAAGGCTCAGTTGCACGATATGAAAGTTCAGGCGCTTAAAGAGAAGCTGAAGCTAAAAAATCCTGTCTCTAAAGTTCACGATTTTGTTTCAGATGAGAAACGACTCATGTTTTATACGGGGTTTAACTCCTTCAAAAAATTTGATGCGTTTGTAGAACATGTTGAAGGCATGTACGAGGCACTGAAAACGGGTGCTGGCAGGCCACCAGCACTGACAATGAAAGAACAGCTCATTGCAGTGCTTTGCAGGCTCAGGGTTGGGTTACTCGAACAGGATTTGGCATATCGCCTGAAAGTGTCTGTGTCGACC GAAGTGTTCCAAGAAACCCAAGAGTTCCACAAAACGCAGTTTGAGAATCCCTGCTGCAGTGCAAGACATTGA